The DNA sequence CACCGGGCGCCAGGCGGATGCTCTGTCGCTGCCAGAAAACCAGCCCGGCCAGAACAATGAGCGTACCGCCCGAACGCAACAGGATTGCCAACAACACGCCCGCGCCGTCATCGAAGGCAACCCGCGCCGCGACATGGTTACCGGCGAACCCGCAGCCGAGGCAGACGAGTATCAACACTGCGATATGGCGCGGAAAAGTTACGGGTACGTCGGGAGTAGCTATAGCAGTCATGTCGAGTTCCGATCCTAATAATCAAACGCCAGCCCTATAGGCTGGCGTAGGTGAACATTGAGCGGTGAGACCGCCCGCCCTGCGAACAGGGCGGGCGGCGTCGCGTTACAGCACTACACTCGGCAGCCACAGGGAGATTGCCGGAATGTAGGTGACAGCCATCAGCACCAGGAACAGCGCGGCATAGAAGGGTAACAGCGCCTTGATGGTGTTTTCGATGGTGACCTTGCCAATGGCGGCACCGACGAACAGCACCGCTCCCACCGGCGGAGTGATCAGGCCGATACCGAGGTTGACCAGCATGATCATGCCGAAATGCACCGGATCGACCCCGATATCGGTGATCACGGGCATCAGGATCGGTGTGAGGATGAGAATAAGCGGAGCCATATCCATCAGCGTACCGAGTGCCAGCAGCATGAAGTTGATGCACATGAGGATCACGTAGCGGTTGTCCGACAGGGTCAGGAACATCGATGTGATTTTCGAGGGGATCTGCATCAACGTCATGATGTAGCCGAAGGCACCTGCAAAGGCGATCAGGATCATCACTATCGACAAGGTCCGCACTGTGCGATGCAACAGCTTGGGCAGTTCGCGCCATTTGTAATCGCGGTAGATGAACATGGTCACGAAGAATGCCCAGAGCACTGCGATCGCCGCGGACTCGGTCGCGGTGAAAACACCGCTGAGAATGCCGCCCAGGATGATCACCATGGTGAACAGTCCCCAGAGCGCATCGACGCAGATTTTCAGTGCCTGGCGTAGTGGAATGACTTCGCCCTTGGGGTAGTTACGCTTTTTGGCGAATATCAGGCAAAGCCCCATCATCACCGCGCTGAGCAGCAGGCCTGGGCCGATACCGGCGATGAACAGTGAGGCGATGGAAACGGTGCCGCCAGCGGCCAGCGAGTAGAGCACCGAGTTGTGACTTGGTGGCGTCAACAGCGCCTGAACCGAACCGCTCACGGTTACGGCGGTGGAAAACTCACGGGGATAGCCCTTGCGTTCCATTTCCGGAATGAGGACAGAGCCGACCGAGGCCGTATCGGCCAGGGAAGAGCCGGAGATAGCGCCGAAGAAGGTCGAGGCCATGATATTGACCAGCGACAACCCGCCTCGGACAAAGCCAACCAGCACGCTGGCGAAGGCCACCAGGCGCCGAGACATGCCGCCTTCGGCCATGATGGCGCCAGCCAGCACGAAGAATGGAATAGCCAACAAGGAGAATTTGTTGATGCCGCCAGCAATCTGAATCATCACTGCGTGCAAGGGAATATCGATCCACCAGGCGCCTGCCAGCGCAGCCAGGCCCAGCGAATAAGCGACGGGGACGCGCAGGAAAATCAAGACGATGAAGCTGCCTACCAGTATGAGCGCATCCATTTAGAGTGTTTCCTTGCTGTCTTCGAAAAGCTCGAAATTGACCGAGCGACGATGGCGTTGATCGCCGAAGCAGAGCTTCTCAACGATGAAGATCAGACTCAGGAAGCCGCCGATGGCAATGGGTGAGTAAGCGATGCCCACGCGTAGCGTTGGCAAGGTGCTCATATATTGATTCCAGGTGGCGACGCACAGTTTGATGCCCCAGATCAGCATGAACAGGCAGATTGCGGCCATCAGGAACTGAACCAGAAGATCAATGTAACGCTGCCAGGAAGCGGGCATGCGATCCGTCAAAGTGGTGACCGCCATGTGCGCACCGGCACGATAGCTGGCCGCCGCGCCGACGAAGGTAAAGATGGCCATTAGCAGTATCGCCACTGGTTCGGGCCAGCCGGCACCAGTGCGCAGTACATAGCGGGCAAAAATGCCCCATGGAATGATCAGGGCCATGGCCGTAATGGA is a window from the Pseudomonas sp. MTM4 genome containing:
- a CDS encoding TRAP transporter small permease, which produces MKNSLLRVNDVIYLSCIWVAGLSITAMALIIPWGIFARYVLRTGAGWPEPVAILLMAIFTFVGAAASYRAGAHMAVTTLTDRMPASWQRYIDLLVQFLMAAICLFMLIWGIKLCVATWNQYMSTLPTLRVGIAYSPIAIGGFLSLIFIVEKLCFGDQRHRRSVNFELFEDSKETL
- a CDS encoding TRAP transporter large permease is translated as MDALILVGSFIVLIFLRVPVAYSLGLAALAGAWWIDIPLHAVMIQIAGGINKFSLLAIPFFVLAGAIMAEGGMSRRLVAFASVLVGFVRGGLSLVNIMASTFFGAISGSSLADTASVGSVLIPEMERKGYPREFSTAVTVSGSVQALLTPPSHNSVLYSLAAGGTVSIASLFIAGIGPGLLLSAVMMGLCLIFAKKRNYPKGEVIPLRQALKICVDALWGLFTMVIILGGILSGVFTATESAAIAVLWAFFVTMFIYRDYKWRELPKLLHRTVRTLSIVMILIAFAGAFGYIMTLMQIPSKITSMFLTLSDNRYVILMCINFMLLALGTLMDMAPLILILTPILMPVITDIGVDPVHFGMIMLVNLGIGLITPPVGAVLFVGAAIGKVTIENTIKALLPFYAALFLVLMAVTYIPAISLWLPSVVL